One Curtobacterium sp. MCLR17_032 genomic window carries:
- a CDS encoding glycosyltransferase gives MLVSFANHSTAPANLGGAERSLLRFVEDWAAIDPEFTPHFVTKAPRGKFIEALEERGLQYDAFRFRGWALPSPQPAPAAERAAFGTVDYAAVNAIIRLYERKRPDLVVVNTLVAPWASFAAAVLGIPQAWFVREYGDLDHGLHFQTGRAATLGDIGLLASAVVTNSGAMRDHLAQYMPADEISIAYPSVDVARLQATRGDTPAVPPFPQADPGLRITVVGRVEASKGQQRVIDALGLLRDRGVTASVCFVGSWKHPGEDQRLTDRARALGVADHVVFTGEQTTPAPYIDAADVCVTASTIEAFGRTTAEYMALGKPVVATREGGSAELVEPGVTGHLVDADDTAALADALAAYAADPDTARRHGAAAPDRLASVTGAGHDNAAAIARLTALVGTEGYRLPQMARYWFELPGAYASLGATSARAAAGLLASRLRSRTGAVGRLLARPGAALRKVTGR, from the coding sequence GTGCTCGTCAGCTTCGCCAACCACTCCACCGCCCCGGCGAACCTGGGTGGCGCAGAGCGTTCCCTCCTCCGTTTCGTGGAGGACTGGGCGGCGATCGACCCGGAGTTCACCCCGCACTTCGTCACGAAGGCCCCCCGCGGCAAGTTCATCGAGGCGCTCGAGGAACGCGGCCTGCAGTACGACGCGTTCCGGTTCCGCGGCTGGGCGCTGCCGAGCCCGCAGCCGGCTCCGGCGGCGGAACGTGCCGCGTTCGGGACCGTCGACTACGCCGCGGTGAACGCGATCATCCGCCTCTACGAGCGGAAGCGACCGGACCTCGTCGTCGTCAACACCCTCGTCGCGCCGTGGGCGTCCTTCGCCGCCGCCGTCCTCGGGATCCCCCAGGCGTGGTTCGTCCGCGAGTACGGCGACCTCGACCACGGCCTGCACTTCCAGACCGGACGCGCCGCGACCCTCGGCGACATCGGCCTGCTCGCCAGCGCGGTGGTGACGAACTCCGGCGCGATGCGCGACCACCTCGCGCAGTACATGCCCGCCGACGAGATCTCGATCGCCTACCCGTCCGTCGACGTCGCCCGACTGCAGGCGACCCGCGGCGACACCCCCGCCGTCCCGCCGTTCCCCCAGGCCGACCCGGGCCTCCGGATCACCGTCGTCGGCCGGGTCGAGGCCTCGAAGGGCCAGCAGCGGGTCATCGACGCGCTCGGGCTGCTCCGCGACCGTGGCGTCACCGCGAGCGTCTGCTTCGTCGGCAGTTGGAAGCACCCCGGCGAGGACCAGCGCCTGACGGACCGTGCCCGTGCGCTCGGCGTCGCCGACCACGTCGTCTTCACCGGCGAGCAGACCACGCCCGCCCCGTACATCGACGCCGCTGACGTGTGCGTCACCGCGTCCACGATCGAGGCCTTCGGGCGCACCACCGCCGAGTACATGGCCCTCGGCAAGCCCGTCGTCGCCACGCGCGAGGGCGGCAGCGCCGAACTCGTCGAGCCCGGTGTCACGGGTCACCTCGTCGACGCCGACGACACCGCCGCTCTCGCGGACGCGCTGGCGGCCTACGCGGCCGACCCCGACACGGCCAGGAGGCACGGTGCGGCCGCCCCGGACCGGCTCGCGTCCGTCACCGGTGCCGGTCACGACAACGCCGCCGCGATCGCGCGCCTGACCGCCCTGGTGGGGACGGAGGGCTACCGGCTCCCCCAGATGGCCCGCTACTGGTTCGAACTGCCCGGTGCGTACGCGTCCCTCGGGGCGACGAGCGCCCGCGCCGCCGCCGGCCTGCTGGCCTCCCGTCTGCGGAGCCGGACCGGGGCCGTCGGACGGCTGCTGGCCCGACCGGGTGCGGCGCTCCGGAAGGTCACCGGCCGATGA
- a CDS encoding ABC transporter permease, giving the protein MTYFNDLMASRELLANLTAREVKGKYRRTVFGQLWSLINPLATMLIYTIVYSFIFRARLEVGDPSGLQIYPLWLMCGLLPWIFARNVINAGMTSIVANGSLIKKVYFPRMTLPLAAVGSFGFTWLVEMGVLLIALAVFGSKWFVFLPVIALTMVFLAMFSAGLGLVLSIVNVHFRDMQHLVGIGLQMWMYLSPIIYPLSLVQNAADKAGHPWIITIYKLNPIERFSEVFRNLMYDNRLPEWGDLVACALAGCVSLAIGYVVFSRNEKKLAELL; this is encoded by the coding sequence ATGACGTACTTCAACGACCTGATGGCGTCGCGCGAACTGCTGGCCAACCTCACCGCACGCGAGGTCAAGGGCAAGTACCGCCGCACCGTGTTCGGGCAGCTGTGGTCGCTGATCAACCCGCTCGCGACGATGCTGATCTACACGATCGTGTACTCGTTCATCTTCCGGGCCCGGCTCGAGGTCGGCGACCCGAGCGGCCTGCAGATCTACCCGCTCTGGCTGATGTGCGGACTGCTGCCGTGGATCTTCGCCCGCAACGTGATCAACGCCGGGATGACCTCGATCGTCGCCAACGGGTCGCTCATCAAGAAGGTCTACTTCCCCCGGATGACGCTGCCGCTCGCGGCCGTCGGGTCCTTCGGGTTCACCTGGCTCGTCGAGATGGGCGTCCTGCTCATCGCGCTCGCGGTCTTCGGGTCGAAGTGGTTCGTGTTCCTGCCGGTGATCGCGCTGACCATGGTCTTCCTGGCGATGTTCTCCGCCGGGCTCGGACTCGTGCTGTCGATCGTCAACGTGCACTTCCGCGACATGCAGCACCTCGTGGGCATCGGCCTGCAGATGTGGATGTACCTGTCGCCGATCATCTACCCCCTGTCGCTCGTCCAGAACGCCGCGGACAAGGCCGGACACCCGTGGATCATCACGATCTACAAGCTCAACCCGATCGAGCGCTTCTCCGAGGTCTTCCGGAACCTGATGTACGACAACCGACTGCCGGAATGGGGCGACCTGGTCGCGTGCGCACTCGCCGGGTGCGTCTCGCTCGCGATCGGCTACGTCGTGTTCTCCCGCAACGAGAAGAAGTTGGCCGAACTCCTGTGA
- the dnaE gene encoding DNA polymerase III subunit alpha produces MSDSDSFVHLHVHSEYSMLDGAARLSDLVAETAAQGMPAVAVTDHGNMFGAYEFWKTAKAGGVKPIIGTEAYITPRTHRTDKTRVRWGDGGGDDVSGSGAYTHMTMFAENTTGMHNLFRLSSRASIEGYYFKPRMDIELLQEYHQGIIATTGCPSGEIQTRLRLGQYDEAVQAAADYRDIFGKENYFAEVMDHGLEIERRIMSDLIRLAKDLDIPLVGTNDLHYTHAHDATSHAALLCVQSGSTLNDPNRFKFDADEFYLKTPAQMRHVFRDNLDACDNTLLIAERCNVEFDTAANYMPKFPVPEGETEHSWFEKEVAKGLDYRYPDGISKEVQERADYEVGIINQMGFPGYFLVVADFINWSKNNGIRVGPGRGSGAGSMVAYAMRITDLDPIRHGLIFERFLNPDRVSMPDFDVDFDDRRRGEAIKYVTEKYGSERVAQIVTYGTIKAKQALKDSSRVLGFPFGMGEKLTKAMPPPVMGKDIPLTGIFDKDHPRYKEAVDVRTVVETDPEAKTVFDTALGLEGLKRQWGVHAAGVIMSSDPLIDIIPIMKREQDGQIVTQFDYPAAESLGLIKMDFLGLRNLTIISDALDNIKTNRGIDLDLEHMGLEDPEAYALLQRGDTLGVFQLDGGPMRGLLRLMKPDNFEDISALIALYRPGPMGANSHTNYALRKNGEQAITPIHPQLEEPLAEILGGTYGLIIYQEQVMAIAQKVAGFSLGQADILRRAMGKKKKSELDKQYAGFHQGMIDNGYGEAAIKTLWDILLPFSDYAFNKAHSAAYGVVSFWTAYLKAHYPAEYMAALLTSVGDARDKLALYLNECRRMGIKVMPPDVNESIGFFAAVGDDIRFGMGAIRNVGFNVVDDIVAARKEKGAFESFHDFLRKIPISSANKRTVESLIKAGAFDEFGDSRRALVEIHEGSVEAAVKVKRDEAHGNVGFDFDSLFAEVAEEHPASLTVSQVPERPEWSKRDKLAFERDMLGLYVSDHPLAGLEIELAKHQSVTIADLLAADDSIEGETVTVAGLLTSVQHRVAKTSGNPYGIVDIEDFGGQIGVMFLGKTYQEFGPSLVPDSIVVLRGRVNVRDDGKALHAVSMFQPNVGDAMGSGPLTLSLPERQATTQTVTELAAVLGRHQGDTEVRLKLLKEDVARTFELPFPVNLTPDLFGELKSLLGPRCLV; encoded by the coding sequence GTGTCGGATTCCGACTCCTTCGTCCACCTGCACGTGCACAGCGAGTACTCGATGCTCGACGGTGCCGCCAGGCTCTCCGACCTCGTGGCGGAGACCGCCGCACAGGGCATGCCGGCCGTGGCGGTGACGGACCACGGCAACATGTTCGGCGCCTACGAGTTCTGGAAGACCGCGAAGGCCGGCGGCGTCAAGCCGATCATCGGGACCGAGGCGTACATCACGCCACGCACGCACCGCACCGACAAGACCCGTGTGCGCTGGGGCGACGGTGGCGGCGACGACGTGTCCGGCTCCGGCGCGTACACGCACATGACGATGTTCGCCGAGAACACGACCGGCATGCACAACCTGTTCCGGTTGTCGTCGCGGGCGTCGATCGAGGGCTACTACTTCAAGCCCCGCATGGACATCGAACTGCTGCAGGAGTACCACCAGGGCATCATCGCGACGACGGGCTGCCCCTCGGGCGAGATCCAGACGCGCCTGCGCCTGGGGCAGTACGACGAAGCCGTGCAGGCCGCCGCCGATTACCGCGACATCTTCGGCAAGGAGAACTACTTCGCCGAGGTGATGGACCACGGGCTCGAGATCGAGCGGCGCATCATGAGCGACCTGATCCGGCTCGCGAAGGACCTCGACATCCCGCTCGTCGGCACGAACGACCTGCACTACACGCACGCCCACGACGCCACCTCGCACGCGGCCCTGCTCTGCGTGCAGTCCGGTTCGACGCTGAACGACCCGAACCGCTTCAAGTTCGACGCCGACGAGTTCTACCTGAAGACGCCGGCGCAGATGCGGCACGTCTTCCGCGACAACCTCGACGCGTGCGACAACACGCTGCTCATCGCCGAGCGGTGCAACGTCGAGTTCGACACCGCCGCCAACTACATGCCGAAGTTCCCGGTGCCCGAAGGGGAGACCGAGCACTCCTGGTTCGAGAAGGAAGTGGCGAAGGGACTGGACTACCGGTACCCGGACGGCATCTCGAAGGAGGTCCAGGAGCGCGCCGACTACGAGGTCGGCATCATCAACCAGATGGGGTTCCCTGGCTACTTCCTGGTCGTCGCGGACTTCATCAACTGGTCCAAGAACAACGGCATCCGGGTCGGACCCGGCCGTGGTTCCGGTGCCGGTTCGATGGTCGCCTACGCGATGCGCATCACCGACCTCGACCCGATCCGGCACGGCCTGATCTTCGAGCGCTTCCTCAACCCGGACCGCGTCTCGATGCCCGACTTCGACGTCGACTTCGACGACCGGCGCCGCGGTGAGGCGATCAAGTACGTCACCGAGAAGTACGGCTCCGAACGCGTCGCCCAGATCGTCACCTACGGCACGATCAAGGCCAAGCAGGCGCTGAAGGACTCCTCGCGCGTCCTCGGCTTCCCCTTCGGCATGGGCGAGAAGCTCACCAAGGCGATGCCGCCACCCGTGATGGGCAAGGACATCCCGCTCACCGGGATCTTCGACAAGGACCACCCGCGGTACAAGGAAGCCGTCGACGTCCGCACCGTCGTCGAGACCGACCCCGAGGCGAAGACGGTGTTCGACACTGCCCTCGGCCTCGAGGGGCTGAAGCGCCAGTGGGGCGTCCACGCCGCCGGCGTCATCATGTCGAGCGACCCGCTGATCGACATCATCCCGATCATGAAGCGGGAGCAGGACGGCCAGATCGTCACGCAGTTCGACTACCCGGCAGCGGAGTCGCTCGGCCTGATCAAGATGGACTTCCTGGGGCTCCGCAACCTCACGATCATCAGTGACGCCCTCGACAACATCAAGACCAACCGCGGCATCGACCTGGACCTCGAGCACATGGGGCTCGAGGACCCCGAGGCGTACGCGCTGCTGCAGCGCGGTGACACCCTCGGTGTCTTCCAGCTCGACGGCGGGCCGATGCGCGGGCTGCTCCGCCTGATGAAGCCCGACAACTTCGAGGACATCTCCGCGCTCATCGCCCTGTACCGCCCGGGGCCCATGGGCGCGAACTCGCACACGAACTACGCGCTCCGCAAGAACGGCGAGCAGGCGATCACGCCGATCCACCCGCAGCTCGAAGAGCCGCTGGCCGAGATCCTCGGCGGCACCTACGGCCTGATCATCTACCAGGAGCAGGTGATGGCGATCGCGCAGAAGGTCGCCGGCTTCTCGCTCGGCCAGGCGGACATCCTCCGCCGTGCGATGGGCAAGAAGAAGAAGTCCGAGCTGGACAAGCAGTACGCGGGCTTCCACCAGGGCATGATCGACAACGGCTACGGCGAAGCGGCGATCAAGACGCTGTGGGACATCCTGCTGCCGTTCTCCGACTACGCGTTCAACAAGGCGCACTCCGCCGCCTATGGCGTGGTGTCGTTCTGGACCGCGTACCTGAAGGCCCACTACCCGGCCGAGTACATGGCCGCACTGCTCACCAGCGTCGGCGACGCCCGCGACAAGCTGGCGCTGTACCTCAACGAGTGCCGCCGGATGGGCATCAAGGTCATGCCGCCGGACGTCAACGAGTCGATCGGGTTCTTCGCGGCCGTCGGCGACGACATCCGCTTCGGCATGGGCGCGATCCGCAACGTCGGCTTCAACGTCGTCGACGACATCGTCGCCGCCCGCAAGGAGAAGGGCGCGTTCGAGTCGTTCCACGACTTCCTCCGCAAGATCCCGATCTCGTCGGCGAACAAGCGCACCGTCGAGTCGCTCATCAAGGCCGGCGCCTTCGACGAGTTCGGTGACAGCCGCCGGGCGCTCGTCGAGATCCACGAGGGCTCGGTCGAGGCCGCGGTGAAGGTGAAGCGTGACGAGGCCCACGGCAACGTCGGCTTCGACTTCGACTCGCTGTTCGCCGAGGTCGCCGAGGAGCACCCCGCGTCCCTGACGGTGTCGCAGGTGCCGGAGCGACCGGAGTGGTCCAAGCGCGACAAGCTGGCGTTCGAGCGGGACATGCTCGGGCTCTACGTCTCCGACCACCCGCTCGCCGGACTCGAGATCGAACTGGCGAAGCACCAGTCGGTCACCATCGCCGACCTGCTCGCCGCCGACGACTCGATCGAGGGCGAGACCGTCACGGTCGCCGGCCTGCTGACCAGCGTGCAGCACCGGGTGGCGAAGACGAGCGGCAACCCCTACGGCATCGTCGACATCGAGGACTTCGGCGGCCAGATCGGCGTGATGTTCCTCGGCAAGACGTACCAGGAGTTCGGGCCGTCACTCGTGCCGGACTCGATCGTCGTCCTGCGCGGCCGGGTCAACGTCCGCGACGACGGCAAGGCGCTGCACGCGGTGAGCATGTTCCAGCCGAACGTCGGCGACGCGATGGGCTCCGGCCCGCTGACGCTGTCGCTGCCCGAACGGCAGGCGACCACGCAGACGGTGACGGAGCTGGCGGCCGTCCTCGGTCGGCACCAGGGGGACACCGAGGTGCGGTTGAAGCTCCTCAAGGAGGACGTCGCCCGCACCTTCGAGCTGCCGTTCCCGGTGAACCTGACGCCGGACCTGTTCGGGGAGCTGAAGAGCCTGCTCGGGCCGCGCTGCCTGGTCTGA
- a CDS encoding RluA family pseudouridine synthase translates to MSEQRQLPVPDGLAGERVDAAIAKLLGFSRSFAADVVAAGGVRVDGVVAEKSDRLHADAWLEVEWTPKEAPRIIPVEVPGMTVVHDDEDIVVVDKPVGVAAHPSPGWDGPTVPGGLAAAGFTIATSGAAERAGIVHRLDVGTSGLMVVAKTELAYTHLKRAFKERTVEKVYHALAQGHPDPTSGTVDAPIGRHPSSDWKFAVTADGKPSVTHYATLEAFRSATLLEVHLETGRTHQIRVHMAATRHPLVGDTMYGADPVLAEELGLTRQWLDAVRLGFAHPRTGEWVEFQASYPDDLQLALDRIRAA, encoded by the coding sequence GTGAGCGAGCAGCGTCAACTGCCCGTCCCGGACGGGCTCGCCGGTGAGCGTGTCGACGCCGCCATCGCCAAGCTGCTCGGGTTCAGCCGCTCGTTCGCGGCCGACGTGGTCGCCGCCGGCGGTGTCCGGGTCGACGGCGTCGTCGCAGAGAAGTCCGACCGCCTGCACGCCGACGCGTGGCTCGAGGTCGAGTGGACCCCGAAGGAAGCCCCGCGGATCATCCCGGTGGAGGTCCCCGGCATGACGGTCGTGCACGACGACGAGGACATCGTCGTCGTGGACAAGCCCGTCGGGGTCGCCGCACACCCGTCGCCCGGCTGGGACGGGCCGACCGTGCCCGGAGGCCTCGCCGCCGCCGGCTTCACGATCGCGACCTCCGGTGCGGCCGAACGTGCCGGCATCGTGCACCGACTGGACGTCGGGACCTCCGGCCTGATGGTCGTGGCGAAGACCGAGCTGGCCTACACGCACCTCAAGCGGGCGTTCAAGGAGCGCACGGTCGAGAAGGTCTACCACGCGCTCGCGCAGGGGCACCCCGACCCGACCTCCGGTACCGTCGACGCCCCGATCGGTCGCCACCCCTCGAGCGACTGGAAGTTCGCGGTGACGGCCGACGGCAAGCCGAGCGTCACCCACTACGCGACGCTCGAGGCCTTCCGGTCCGCGACGCTGCTCGAAGTGCACCTGGAGACCGGGCGCACCCACCAGATCCGCGTGCACATGGCGGCGACCCGGCACCCGCTGGTCGGCGACACGATGTACGGCGCGGACCCGGTGCTCGCCGAGGAACTCGGACTGACCCGGCAGTGGCTCGACGCGGTCCGACTCGGGTTCGCCCACCCGCGCACGGGGGAGTGGGTCGAGTTCCAGGCGTCCTACCCGGACGACCTGCAGCTCGCGCTCGACCGCATCCGCGCGGCCTGA
- a CDS encoding glycosyltransferase family 39 protein: MRDTADRRPRVTLTTSRPVRLGALVVLAVWALHQTFWNLLGHNVHGDESVYVRAGWAYLHGDFSANREHPPTAKYLFGAAQVLFGHGVLGPRIVVGVLVVTVGVTLFWWLRREVGFWTGVLVAAMWLLTPRGFLGTRVDRYALLDPVMIAFAVLALAAAWAWTRTDRSWLAPVSGALFAMSVTSKVSTVVLLPAFLLLPLLFRRTRTLLVGSGLWVFAFVLVTVALYAPMGIRSAITTMVTFQAGQNEHGHPISIAGRIHTFAPWWADAWFLWSGVGAVTTVVLVVGLLAALVLRPGRLVAYLGTALGLLVVFYAFVAHIALANYYAAWMPLLIALAAIGITRLATVLPSPVGGVVATVLVVALVVPAVGESVTIARTHPSGIARVDQWLDDHGHAGGSVLFVAATPTLTEPYFAGRGSMEPDDSPFAAVVVGDDRRFPPSAEVRAFLRSDTDQLERTEVDGFTVWIPRTGSVVERAGRLTVVP, translated from the coding sequence GTGCGTGACACCGCCGACCGGAGGCCTCGGGTCACGCTGACCACGTCCCGACCCGTCCGCCTGGGCGCCCTGGTCGTCCTCGCCGTGTGGGCCCTCCACCAGACGTTCTGGAACCTGCTCGGCCACAACGTCCACGGCGACGAGTCGGTCTACGTCCGTGCCGGCTGGGCGTACCTCCACGGCGACTTCTCGGCCAACCGCGAGCACCCGCCGACCGCGAAGTACCTCTTCGGGGCCGCGCAGGTCCTGTTCGGCCATGGGGTGCTCGGTCCGCGCATCGTCGTCGGCGTCCTCGTCGTCACGGTCGGCGTGACGCTGTTCTGGTGGCTCCGCCGCGAGGTCGGGTTCTGGACAGGCGTGCTCGTCGCGGCGATGTGGCTCCTGACGCCCCGCGGCTTCCTGGGCACCCGGGTGGACCGGTACGCCCTGCTCGACCCGGTGATGATCGCGTTCGCGGTCCTCGCCCTCGCGGCGGCGTGGGCGTGGACCAGGACGGACCGGTCCTGGCTCGCGCCGGTGTCGGGTGCGCTCTTCGCGATGTCGGTGACCTCGAAGGTGTCCACCGTCGTGCTGCTGCCGGCGTTCCTCCTGCTGCCGCTGCTCTTCCGTCGCACACGCACGCTCCTGGTCGGCAGCGGCCTGTGGGTGTTCGCGTTCGTCCTGGTCACGGTCGCCCTGTACGCGCCGATGGGCATCCGCTCCGCGATCACGACCATGGTCACGTTCCAGGCCGGCCAGAACGAGCACGGACACCCGATCAGCATCGCGGGCCGGATCCACACCTTCGCGCCGTGGTGGGCAGACGCCTGGTTCCTCTGGTCGGGGGTCGGCGCGGTCACCACCGTCGTGCTCGTCGTCGGGCTGCTCGCAGCCCTCGTGCTCCGGCCGGGCAGGCTCGTGGCGTACCTCGGGACGGCGCTCGGCCTGCTCGTCGTCTTCTACGCGTTCGTCGCCCACATCGCACTCGCGAACTACTACGCCGCCTGGATGCCGCTCCTCATCGCACTCGCGGCGATCGGCATCACCCGCCTGGCAACCGTCCTGCCGTCGCCCGTCGGCGGCGTCGTGGCGACGGTCCTGGTGGTCGCCCTCGTGGTGCCGGCGGTCGGGGAGAGCGTCACGATCGCCCGCACGCACCCGAGCGGCATCGCACGCGTCGACCAGTGGCTCGACGACCACGGGCACGCTGGGGGCAGCGTGCTGTTCGTCGCCGCCACCCCGACGCTCACGGAACCGTACTTCGCAGGCCGCGGGTCGATGGAACCCGACGACAGCCCGTTCGCCGCCGTGGTGGTCGGTGACGATCGCCGGTTCCCGCCGAGCGCCGAGGTCCGGGCCTTCCTCCGGTCCGACACCGACCAGCTCGAGCGCACCGAGGTCGACGGGTTCACGGTGTGGATCCCCCGCACGGGCAGCGTCGTGGAGCGCGCCGGCCGGCTCACCGTCGTCCCCTGA
- a CDS encoding glycosyltransferase family 2 protein: MNDARRPVTIVVPVYDDLPGLERCIEALLDTVDFDRDRVLLANDVGPNVDAVERRLLELVGDHPGFEYVRNDRNLGFVGNCNRAVLELDKTGNDVLLLNSDTVPMPGFLDEMTAVLGSDDTIGVVCARSDNATIASYPFARRNPRSTIAPRRTRELHGRTKYLLPRWTVAPVAMGFCFLIRREMVERFGLFDEVFSPGYGEENDFCLRINEHGYTAVLANRALVLHAGSTSFSGDRGPSLRLEHERVLLERYPFYAGALALFLARYRDAVDVFADTFLPDDEVVRAALHVPLDLTDEVLARVRDVLAAAPDHVVITVVVSSKQIRRARQELPGAAIAVGGRPRQVFDIAVALGALTTFAQLSALNANAPRWLLVDPVAQDVRWAHAVENHRASALDRLLRRYENRSTTWTGGADLVRLVEVVAETEIDPSALRARWQAVTDIAEATGLLVHRSTVSFRRLTALSLGARNPRIVARIRAITGRGA; encoded by the coding sequence ATGAACGACGCCCGCCGCCCGGTGACGATCGTCGTCCCGGTCTACGACGACCTGCCCGGCCTGGAACGCTGCATCGAGGCACTGCTCGACACGGTCGACTTCGACCGCGACCGTGTGCTGCTCGCGAACGACGTCGGCCCGAACGTCGACGCCGTCGAACGGCGCCTGCTGGAGCTCGTCGGCGACCACCCGGGGTTCGAGTACGTCCGCAACGACCGGAACCTCGGCTTCGTCGGCAACTGCAACCGCGCCGTGCTGGAGCTCGACAAGACCGGCAACGACGTCCTGCTGCTCAACAGCGACACCGTCCCGATGCCCGGGTTCCTCGACGAGATGACTGCCGTGCTCGGTTCCGACGACACGATCGGCGTCGTCTGTGCGCGGAGCGACAACGCGACCATCGCCTCCTACCCGTTCGCACGACGCAACCCCCGGTCGACGATCGCCCCGCGGCGCACCCGTGAACTCCACGGTCGGACCAAGTACCTGCTGCCCCGGTGGACCGTCGCCCCGGTCGCGATGGGGTTCTGCTTCCTCATCCGCCGCGAGATGGTCGAGCGTTTCGGGCTCTTCGACGAGGTGTTCTCCCCCGGCTACGGCGAAGAGAACGACTTCTGCCTGCGCATCAACGAGCACGGCTACACCGCCGTGCTCGCGAACCGCGCTCTCGTCCTGCACGCCGGGTCGACGAGCTTCAGCGGTGACCGCGGCCCGTCGCTCCGGCTCGAGCACGAGCGGGTCCTGCTCGAGCGGTACCCGTTCTACGCCGGCGCGCTCGCGCTGTTCCTGGCCCGCTACCGTGACGCCGTCGACGTCTTCGCCGACACCTTCCTGCCCGACGACGAGGTCGTCCGAGCCGCGTTGCACGTCCCCCTGGACCTGACGGACGAGGTGCTCGCGCGCGTCCGGGACGTCCTCGCCGCCGCCCCCGACCACGTGGTCATCACCGTCGTCGTGTCGTCCAAGCAGATCCGTCGTGCACGGCAGGAACTGCCCGGCGCGGCGATCGCGGTCGGCGGCCGCCCCCGCCAGGTCTTCGACATCGCGGTGGCGCTCGGCGCGCTGACGACGTTCGCCCAGCTCTCGGCGTTGAACGCGAACGCGCCCCGGTGGCTCCTCGTGGACCCGGTGGCGCAGGACGTCCGGTGGGCGCACGCGGTCGAGAACCACCGTGCCTCGGCCCTCGACCGGCTGCTCCGCCGGTACGAGAACCGCAGCACCACCTGGACCGGTGGGGCAGACCTGGTCCGCCTCGTCGAGGTCGTCGCCGAGACCGAGATCGACCCGTCGGCCCTCCGTGCGCGCTGGCAGGCCGTGACCGACATCGCCGAGGCCACCGGTCTGCTCGTGCACCGCTCGACGGTGTCGTTCCGTCGGCTCACCGCGCTCTCCCTCGGCGCCCGCAACCCGCGGATCGTGGCCCGGATCCGCGCGATCACGGGTCGCGGTGCGTGA
- a CDS encoding ABC transporter ATP-binding protein, which produces MNDAAVTVENVSKRFRMYHERNDSLKSMVMRGKKSVHEDFWALKDVSFEVPQGTTFGLIGKNGSGKSTLLKCLAKILWPEQGSITARGKQASLLEVGSGFHPELSGRENVFLNGSILGMSRKEVTRKFDEIVSFSGVGHFIDQPVKNYSSGMYVRLGFSVAVAVTPDVLVVDEVLAVGDATFQKRCRTKFKEMKAEGRTVILVSHSMATVKDMCDEVAWLNEGELQKIGKTEDVVAAYNKTV; this is translated from the coding sequence GTGAACGATGCTGCTGTCACCGTCGAGAACGTCTCCAAGCGCTTCCGGATGTACCACGAGCGCAACGACTCGCTGAAGAGCATGGTCATGCGCGGCAAGAAGTCCGTGCACGAGGACTTCTGGGCGCTCAAGGACGTCTCCTTCGAGGTGCCGCAGGGCACGACCTTCGGGCTCATCGGCAAGAACGGGTCCGGCAAGTCGACCCTGCTGAAGTGCCTGGCGAAGATCCTGTGGCCCGAACAGGGCTCGATCACCGCCCGCGGCAAGCAGGCCTCGCTGCTCGAGGTCGGCTCCGGCTTCCACCCCGAGCTCTCCGGCCGCGAGAACGTCTTCCTGAACGGCTCGATCCTCGGGATGAGCCGGAAGGAAGTGACCCGGAAGTTCGACGAGATCGTGTCCTTCTCCGGCGTCGGGCACTTCATCGACCAGCCGGTGAAGAACTACTCGTCGGGCATGTACGTCCGGCTCGGGTTCTCCGTCGCCGTCGCCGTGACGCCAGACGTCCTGGTCGTCGACGAGGTCCTGGCGGTGGGGGACGCGACGTTCCAGAAGCGCTGCCGGACGAAGTTCAAGGAGATGAAGGCGGAGGGCCGCACGGTCATCCTCGTCTCGCACTCGATGGCGACCGTGAAGGACATGTGCGACGAGGTCGCCTGGCTGAACGAGGGCGAGCTCCAGAAGATCGGCAAGACGGAAGACGTCGTGGCCGCGTACAACAAGACCGTCTGA